In the genome of Mytilus edulis chromosome 3, xbMytEdul2.2, whole genome shotgun sequence, one region contains:
- the LOC139516193 gene encoding uncharacterized protein isoform X1, with protein sequence MTSYIMASNVPQCEPCAEDGSYLEATRWCCDCQQWFCDNCGKYHKRLAVTKAHTLLSKLEYEKLPNMTSAISRKCHKHSDKDLEFYCNSHVTAICFSCMKEDHSLCKSVNKLKDVATGIKSSAAVTDVMATLEDVVDVFEKLHKDRKTNKDNLKTAKDIIDAKVENLLDENQKYLQQLAADLKSEEHKKYTKEASALDLEIDTYKTKRSVLEKKLSDVKTMVEYASNEQMVLSLEDINRDVSKHEEYLQSLDGHVFTKTLAVDFNLNALCLKDTVRSFGQVSVQSAKCPVRLTGKNKAMVPTNILQTTKLTNKSSLAKGNNPVRSSFSHVHAQKKSETRSFDDTFVQVRQFAIPLPKAQKQNVIRDIKCLPNGYLAMTDSENNRVLIINQNGSTLSEESLQGSPRCLTFTKDGRIAVTMFDMQKVLIWNPYQPSKKESIDVHDECTGIACVNNILIINCQMRGLLLYNVIDSKSRRLTEYTGKMDIHEFGEDNVCIYKSKTNDFITLNINSGVENTCRRFKVYSKIPSCLAKDDSDNFFIIDSSNAVRKIDNKSCKSEIVLDVSSGINKPQAVATFVEKSRGMVFKSVTKFYLFVVNNDGSSILMFQKK encoded by the exons A TGACAAGTTACATAATGGCAAGTAATGTACCCCAATGTGAGCCATGTGCTGAAGATGGGTCATACCTTGAAGCAACGCGATGGTGCTGTGATTGTCAACAATGGTTTTGTGACAATTGTGGAAAATATCACAAACGTCTTGCTGTTACAAAAGCACATACTTTGCTATCAAAGTTAGAATATGAAAAACTTCCAAATATGACATCAGCAATCAGCAGAAAATGCCATAAACATTCCGATAAAGATCTTGAATTCTATTGTAATAGTCATGTAACTGCTATCTGCTTTTCTTGCATGAAAGAAGATCATTCATTGTGCAAAAGCGTTAACAAACTTAAAGATGTTGCAACAGGAATCAAATCATCTGCTGCAGTCACGGACGTCATGGCAACACTAGAAGATGTTGTTGATGTCTTTGAAAAGCTACACAAAGATAGAAAGACAAATAAGGACAACCTAAAAACAGCAAAAGATATTATTGATGCAAAAGTCGAGAACCTTCTTGATGAAAACCAAAAATATCTACAACAGCTAGCAGCTGACTTAAAATCAGAAGAACACAAAAAATATACCAAAGAAGCATCAGCTTTAGATTTAGAGATAGACACTTATAAAACAAAAAGGTCTGTTTTAGAAAAGAAATTATCTGATGTAAAAACAATGGTGGAGTATGCATCAAATGAACAGATGGTATTGTCTCTAGAAGACATTAATAGAGATGTTTCGAAACATGAAGAATACCTACAAAGTCTAGACGGACATGTTTTCACAAAAACACTTGCtgttgattttaatttgaatGCCCTGTGTTTGAAGGATACAGTGCGTTCCTTTGGACAGGTATCAGTTCAATCTGCAAAATGTCCAGTGAGGCTTACTGGTAAAAATAAAGCAATGGTGCCAACAAATATATTGCAAACAACAAAGTTAACAAATAAATCTTCGCTAGCGAAGGGTAACAATCCAGTCCGCAGCTCCTTCTCTCATGTACATgcacaaaaaaaatctgaaacaagATCATTTGATGACACTTTTGTTCAAGTACGTCAATTTGCCATTCCGCTACCGAAAGCACAGAAACAGAATGTTATAAGAGATATCAAATGCCTTCCTAATGGATACCTTGCAATGACTGATAGTGAAAATAATCGAGTTCttataattaatcaaaatggATCGACATTGTCAGAAGAATCTCTTCAAGGAAGCCCAAGATGTCTTACTTTCACAAAAGATGGGAGAATTGCAGTAACGATGTTTGATATGCAGAAAGTGCTCATATGGAACCCATATCAACCATCAAAAAAAGAAAGCATTGATGTCCATGACGAGTGTACTGGGATTGCATGTGTCAATAATATTTTGATCATTAACTGTCAAATGAGGGGTCTTCTGTTGTATAATGTAATAGACTCAAAAAGCAGAAGACTTACAGAGTACACTGGAAAAATGGACATACATGAGTTTGGTGAAGATAATGTTTGTATTTACAAGTCAAAAACTAACGACTTTATAACTTTGAACATAAATTCAGGAGTTGAAAATACATGTAGACGATTTAAAGTTTACTCTAAAATACCATCATGTCTAGCAAAAGATGATTCAGACAACTTCTTCATTATCGATTCTTCAAATGCTGTAAgaaaaattgataacaaatcaTGTAAAAGTGAAATTGTTCTTGATGTGTCAAGTGGAATTAACAAACCACAGGCAGTAGCAACTTTTGTTGAAAAATCTAGAGGCATGGTGTTTAAAAGTGTCACCAAGTTTTACCTCTTTGTTGTTAACAATGATGGTAGTTCTATTTTAATGTTtcaaaaaaagtaa
- the LOC139516193 gene encoding uncharacterized protein isoform X2, whose product MASNVPQCEPCAEDGSYLEATRWCCDCQQWFCDNCGKYHKRLAVTKAHTLLSKLEYEKLPNMTSAISRKCHKHSDKDLEFYCNSHVTAICFSCMKEDHSLCKSVNKLKDVATGIKSSAAVTDVMATLEDVVDVFEKLHKDRKTNKDNLKTAKDIIDAKVENLLDENQKYLQQLAADLKSEEHKKYTKEASALDLEIDTYKTKRSVLEKKLSDVKTMVEYASNEQMVLSLEDINRDVSKHEEYLQSLDGHVFTKTLAVDFNLNALCLKDTVRSFGQVSVQSAKCPVRLTGKNKAMVPTNILQTTKLTNKSSLAKGNNPVRSSFSHVHAQKKSETRSFDDTFVQVRQFAIPLPKAQKQNVIRDIKCLPNGYLAMTDSENNRVLIINQNGSTLSEESLQGSPRCLTFTKDGRIAVTMFDMQKVLIWNPYQPSKKESIDVHDECTGIACVNNILIINCQMRGLLLYNVIDSKSRRLTEYTGKMDIHEFGEDNVCIYKSKTNDFITLNINSGVENTCRRFKVYSKIPSCLAKDDSDNFFIIDSSNAVRKIDNKSCKSEIVLDVSSGINKPQAVATFVEKSRGMVFKSVTKFYLFVVNNDGSSILMFQKK is encoded by the coding sequence ATGGCAAGTAATGTACCCCAATGTGAGCCATGTGCTGAAGATGGGTCATACCTTGAAGCAACGCGATGGTGCTGTGATTGTCAACAATGGTTTTGTGACAATTGTGGAAAATATCACAAACGTCTTGCTGTTACAAAAGCACATACTTTGCTATCAAAGTTAGAATATGAAAAACTTCCAAATATGACATCAGCAATCAGCAGAAAATGCCATAAACATTCCGATAAAGATCTTGAATTCTATTGTAATAGTCATGTAACTGCTATCTGCTTTTCTTGCATGAAAGAAGATCATTCATTGTGCAAAAGCGTTAACAAACTTAAAGATGTTGCAACAGGAATCAAATCATCTGCTGCAGTCACGGACGTCATGGCAACACTAGAAGATGTTGTTGATGTCTTTGAAAAGCTACACAAAGATAGAAAGACAAATAAGGACAACCTAAAAACAGCAAAAGATATTATTGATGCAAAAGTCGAGAACCTTCTTGATGAAAACCAAAAATATCTACAACAGCTAGCAGCTGACTTAAAATCAGAAGAACACAAAAAATATACCAAAGAAGCATCAGCTTTAGATTTAGAGATAGACACTTATAAAACAAAAAGGTCTGTTTTAGAAAAGAAATTATCTGATGTAAAAACAATGGTGGAGTATGCATCAAATGAACAGATGGTATTGTCTCTAGAAGACATTAATAGAGATGTTTCGAAACATGAAGAATACCTACAAAGTCTAGACGGACATGTTTTCACAAAAACACTTGCtgttgattttaatttgaatGCCCTGTGTTTGAAGGATACAGTGCGTTCCTTTGGACAGGTATCAGTTCAATCTGCAAAATGTCCAGTGAGGCTTACTGGTAAAAATAAAGCAATGGTGCCAACAAATATATTGCAAACAACAAAGTTAACAAATAAATCTTCGCTAGCGAAGGGTAACAATCCAGTCCGCAGCTCCTTCTCTCATGTACATgcacaaaaaaaatctgaaacaagATCATTTGATGACACTTTTGTTCAAGTACGTCAATTTGCCATTCCGCTACCGAAAGCACAGAAACAGAATGTTATAAGAGATATCAAATGCCTTCCTAATGGATACCTTGCAATGACTGATAGTGAAAATAATCGAGTTCttataattaatcaaaatggATCGACATTGTCAGAAGAATCTCTTCAAGGAAGCCCAAGATGTCTTACTTTCACAAAAGATGGGAGAATTGCAGTAACGATGTTTGATATGCAGAAAGTGCTCATATGGAACCCATATCAACCATCAAAAAAAGAAAGCATTGATGTCCATGACGAGTGTACTGGGATTGCATGTGTCAATAATATTTTGATCATTAACTGTCAAATGAGGGGTCTTCTGTTGTATAATGTAATAGACTCAAAAAGCAGAAGACTTACAGAGTACACTGGAAAAATGGACATACATGAGTTTGGTGAAGATAATGTTTGTATTTACAAGTCAAAAACTAACGACTTTATAACTTTGAACATAAATTCAGGAGTTGAAAATACATGTAGACGATTTAAAGTTTACTCTAAAATACCATCATGTCTAGCAAAAGATGATTCAGACAACTTCTTCATTATCGATTCTTCAAATGCTGTAAgaaaaattgataacaaatcaTGTAAAAGTGAAATTGTTCTTGATGTGTCAAGTGGAATTAACAAACCACAGGCAGTAGCAACTTTTGTTGAAAAATCTAGAGGCATGGTGTTTAAAAGTGTCACCAAGTTTTACCTCTTTGTTGTTAACAATGATGGTAGTTCTATTTTAATGTTtcaaaaaaagtaa
- the LOC139516198 gene encoding probable inactive tRNA-specific adenosine deaminase-like protein 3 produces the protein MEEVSNCYDYDISSSCSKKQFTGEPTLMKQPEAVLDDVYYRSLELVDIFVCTIKDKKKTSEIVKNICKHLPLDKLSHLKRVRSNQANELQIIVAENYEEDFLNNTWSDLCEKNPVYCHVSKPYLVKVPKLPPLTRQQYNNAVQYWPCSFHEDKRITRLLNRSFFSTEEVNLIHKNMEEAISVAKSSVYKLHIGAVIVDPKSDTIIAKSCDLRQGKHPLQHAVMVAIDQVATVQGGGMWQLSDKSSNNLQKHSCRIEKGDKTGPYLCTGYDLYVTAEPCIMCAMALVHSRISRVFYGSPHPEGALGSKYKLHVQPGINHHYDVFCGVLQDHCHKLMSDKT, from the exons ATGGAAGAAGTGAGCAATTGCTATGATTATGATATAAGTTCCAGCTGCTCAAAGAAACAGTTCACTGGAGAACCAACTTTAATGAAACAACCTGAAGCAGTTTTAGATGATGTTTATTATCGTTCACTTGAGTTAG TTGACATATTTGTGTGTacaataaaagacaaaaagaagacCTCAGAAATAGTGAA aaacaTTTGTAAACATTTACCTTTGGACAAGTTATCTCACCTGAAAAGAGTCAGATCAAATCAAG cCAATGAATTGCAGATAATTGTTGCTGAGAATTATGAAGAAGATTTCTTGAATAATACCTGGTCTGATTTGTGTGAAAAGAATCCAGTCTATTGTCATGTTAGTAAACCATATTTGGTAAAAGTACCTAAATTACCTCCCTTGACCAGACAACAGTATAACAATGCAGTACAATATTGGCCATGTAGTTTCCATGAAGATAAAAG gataACCAGACTTTTGAACAGAAGTTTTTTCAGTACTGAAGAAGTGAATCTTATACACAAGAATATGGAAGAAGCTATTTCTGTTGCCAAGTCTTCAGTTTACAAG TTACATATAGGAGCTGTGATAGTAGATCCCAAGTCTGACACAATAATAGCAAAGTCATGTGACCTACGACAAGGAAAACACCCTCTTCAGCATGCTGTTATGGTTGCAATAGATCAGGTGGCCACAGTACAAGGTGGTGGAATGTGGCAATTATCAG ATAAAAGTTCCAACAATTTGCAAAAACATTCCTGTCGTATAGAGAAGGGAGACAAAACAGGCCCCTATTTGTGTACTGGTTATGATTTGTATGTAACTGCTGAACCATGCATTAT gtgTGCAATGGCTTTAGTACATTCCAGAATATCAAGGGTTTTCTATGGAAGCCCACATCCAGAGGGTGCTTTAGGATCTAAATATAAACTTCATGTACAGCCTGGTATCAATCATCATTATGACGTATTCTGTGGTGTCCTCCAGGACCACTGCCACAAACTGATGAGTGACAAAACTTGA
- the LOC139516191 gene encoding kelch-like protein 21 isoform X1: MLVHGLGHWGPGDPYSHLQYHESTASKMDFQAYPRNMGNKSSHALKLQQHLYDQMSSQTEFCDVTLMVGDIEVKAHWNVLVSCPYFQSLYDSGMDEKVSGKVILHIGKLAAIRSAIAFLYVGTVEISYENVRDLLEVAEYFQISDLKQACRDYLFSVEVTVDNCVQICLLCSQYDLDIYNKTYDFLRGHLPEVMKKDDILTLTHDSILAFIMDQTLSYIPQEEFFNFIIRWVKHDEANRLHCFSELFCALDLIQMSKQVIETILEKNNLVSRQEDCKAHILRAKLSKDLTYQETGQRDVILVAGGCSHSVYVNNFFHHFSSIINSIAVSNIYGYVIQDQRWTEIAPLPHQMRRPLLTYDNSGHLYVFDTEHTHDSTMFYIYKFRISDKSWTSFKINVPEAYLNASLQKIVACNNKLYAVISSQQAALLEVKEDGNESEIKCQLFHSNPSTQVNVHVTNNSHICVLAWKHGIKVKKSRHYAKFIVYDVRSQRRFDHSKGSIFETHMFSIGNDITVCRMGKFHARKFNLNDRRWKPIADQVLPFPPEDPARTDFASISDGNNFFLFGGKDQSTKKPLETAYKYTYRTKSWTKLEDMPQALMQSAICIAKFPVTDVRCHIKCPHCLYHSRRSQALYNVEYPPDEDECTDYSNDDDYLSDHWVDYYDDYEAFDDPFEHYWY; the protein is encoded by the exons ATGCTGGTTCATGGACTGGGGCACTGGGGTCCTGGAGACCCTTATAGTCATCTACAATATCATGA GTCTACAGCCAGCAAAATGGATTTTCAAGCATACCCCAGAAATATGGGGAATAAAAGTTCCCATGCATTGAAGTTGCAACAACATTTATATGATCAGATGTCATCTCAAACTGAATTCTGTGATGTCACCCTGATGGTTGGAGATATT gaAGTAAAGGCTCACTGGAATGTACTGGTATCATGTCCTTACTTTCAGTCCTTATATGATAGTGGGATGGATGAAAAAGTATCAG GTAAAGTGATACTGCATATAGGGAAATTAGCAGCTATTAGGTCAGCTATAGCTTTTCTTTATGTTGGAACTGTAGAAATTTCATATGAAAATGTGAGGGATTTACTAGAAGTGGCAGAATACTTCCAGATAAGTGACTTGAAACAAGCATGTCGTGATTACCTCTTCAGTGTGGAGGTCACTGTTGACAACTGTGTTCAAATATGTCTGCTGTGTAGTCAGTATGACCTTGACATTTACAACAAAACTTATGACTTTCTCAGGGGACATTTACCTGAGGTCATGAAGAAAGATGACATTTTAACACTTACCCATGATTCCATTCTGGCATTTATTATGGATCAGACCTTATCATACATTCCCCAGGAagaattctttaattttataatcaGATGGGTAAAACATGATGAGGCAAATAGACTTCACTGTTTCAGTGAATTATTTTGTGCGTTAGATCTGATACAAATGTCTAAACAAGTGATAGAAACAATTCTGGAGAAAAACAATTTAGTAAGCAGACAAGAAGACTGTAAAGCTCACATTCTCCGAGCTAAATTGTCGAAAGACTTGACGTACCAAGAAACTGGACAGCGCGATGTTATACTCGTAGCAGGTGGTTGTAGTCACAGTGTGTATGTtaataacttttttcatcatttttcatcGATCATCAATTCCATAGCGGTCAGTAATATCTATGGATATGTGATTCAGGACCAAAGATGGACAGAAATAGCTCCCCTACCTCATCAGATGAGAAGGCCGTTGTTGACCTACGATAATTCAGGACATTTATACGTGTTCGATACAGAGCATACACATGATAGCacaatgttttacatttacaaGTTCAGAATCAGTGACAAGAGTTGGACAAGTTTCAAAATTAATGTACCGGAGGCTTATCTGAATGCCTCACTTCAGAAAATTGTAGCATGTAACAACAAATTGTATGCTGTTATTTCGAGTCAGCAGGCTGCACTGTTAGAAGTGAAAGAGGATGGAAATGAAAGCGAAATAAAATGTCAGCTGTTCCACAGTAATCCTTCAACTCAGGTTAACGTTCATGTGACAAATAACTCGCACATATGTGTATTGGCATGGAAGCATGGCATTAAAGTCAAGAAAAGTCGTCATTATGCCAAATTTATTGTTTATGATGTGCGAAGTCAAAGAAGATTTGATCATTCTAAGGGTTCGATATTCGAAACCCATATGTTTTCCATTGGAAATGATATCACTGTTTGTAGAATGGGAAAGTTCCATGCTAGGAAGTTTAATTTAAATGACAGAAGATGGAAACCTATAGCTGATCAAGTCCTGCCATTCCCACCGGAAGACCCAGCAAGGACAGATTTCGCAAGCATTTCTGATGGAAACAATTTTTTCCTTTTTGGCGGGAAAGACCAATCCACAAAAAAACCTTTGGAAACTGCATACAAATATACATATAGAACAAAATCATGGACAAAATTAGAAGATATGCCACAAGCCTTAATGCAAAGTGCTATTTGTATTGCAAAGTTTCCAGTGACTGATGTTCGGTGCCATATTAAGTGTCCACATTGTTTGTACCATTCCCGACGTAGTCAGGCTTTGTACAATGTTGAGTATCCTCCTGATGAGGACGAGTGTACCGATTACTCAAATGACGATGACTACCTCTCGGACCATTGGGTTGATTACTATGATGACTATGAAGCTTTTGATGATCCTTTCGAACACTACTGGTACTGA
- the LOC139516191 gene encoding kelch-like protein 21 isoform X2 — protein sequence MDFQAYPRNMGNKSSHALKLQQHLYDQMSSQTEFCDVTLMVGDIEVKAHWNVLVSCPYFQSLYDSGMDEKVSGKVILHIGKLAAIRSAIAFLYVGTVEISYENVRDLLEVAEYFQISDLKQACRDYLFSVEVTVDNCVQICLLCSQYDLDIYNKTYDFLRGHLPEVMKKDDILTLTHDSILAFIMDQTLSYIPQEEFFNFIIRWVKHDEANRLHCFSELFCALDLIQMSKQVIETILEKNNLVSRQEDCKAHILRAKLSKDLTYQETGQRDVILVAGGCSHSVYVNNFFHHFSSIINSIAVSNIYGYVIQDQRWTEIAPLPHQMRRPLLTYDNSGHLYVFDTEHTHDSTMFYIYKFRISDKSWTSFKINVPEAYLNASLQKIVACNNKLYAVISSQQAALLEVKEDGNESEIKCQLFHSNPSTQVNVHVTNNSHICVLAWKHGIKVKKSRHYAKFIVYDVRSQRRFDHSKGSIFETHMFSIGNDITVCRMGKFHARKFNLNDRRWKPIADQVLPFPPEDPARTDFASISDGNNFFLFGGKDQSTKKPLETAYKYTYRTKSWTKLEDMPQALMQSAICIAKFPVTDVRCHIKCPHCLYHSRRSQALYNVEYPPDEDECTDYSNDDDYLSDHWVDYYDDYEAFDDPFEHYWY from the exons ATGGATTTTCAAGCATACCCCAGAAATATGGGGAATAAAAGTTCCCATGCATTGAAGTTGCAACAACATTTATATGATCAGATGTCATCTCAAACTGAATTCTGTGATGTCACCCTGATGGTTGGAGATATT gaAGTAAAGGCTCACTGGAATGTACTGGTATCATGTCCTTACTTTCAGTCCTTATATGATAGTGGGATGGATGAAAAAGTATCAG GTAAAGTGATACTGCATATAGGGAAATTAGCAGCTATTAGGTCAGCTATAGCTTTTCTTTATGTTGGAACTGTAGAAATTTCATATGAAAATGTGAGGGATTTACTAGAAGTGGCAGAATACTTCCAGATAAGTGACTTGAAACAAGCATGTCGTGATTACCTCTTCAGTGTGGAGGTCACTGTTGACAACTGTGTTCAAATATGTCTGCTGTGTAGTCAGTATGACCTTGACATTTACAACAAAACTTATGACTTTCTCAGGGGACATTTACCTGAGGTCATGAAGAAAGATGACATTTTAACACTTACCCATGATTCCATTCTGGCATTTATTATGGATCAGACCTTATCATACATTCCCCAGGAagaattctttaattttataatcaGATGGGTAAAACATGATGAGGCAAATAGACTTCACTGTTTCAGTGAATTATTTTGTGCGTTAGATCTGATACAAATGTCTAAACAAGTGATAGAAACAATTCTGGAGAAAAACAATTTAGTAAGCAGACAAGAAGACTGTAAAGCTCACATTCTCCGAGCTAAATTGTCGAAAGACTTGACGTACCAAGAAACTGGACAGCGCGATGTTATACTCGTAGCAGGTGGTTGTAGTCACAGTGTGTATGTtaataacttttttcatcatttttcatcGATCATCAATTCCATAGCGGTCAGTAATATCTATGGATATGTGATTCAGGACCAAAGATGGACAGAAATAGCTCCCCTACCTCATCAGATGAGAAGGCCGTTGTTGACCTACGATAATTCAGGACATTTATACGTGTTCGATACAGAGCATACACATGATAGCacaatgttttacatttacaaGTTCAGAATCAGTGACAAGAGTTGGACAAGTTTCAAAATTAATGTACCGGAGGCTTATCTGAATGCCTCACTTCAGAAAATTGTAGCATGTAACAACAAATTGTATGCTGTTATTTCGAGTCAGCAGGCTGCACTGTTAGAAGTGAAAGAGGATGGAAATGAAAGCGAAATAAAATGTCAGCTGTTCCACAGTAATCCTTCAACTCAGGTTAACGTTCATGTGACAAATAACTCGCACATATGTGTATTGGCATGGAAGCATGGCATTAAAGTCAAGAAAAGTCGTCATTATGCCAAATTTATTGTTTATGATGTGCGAAGTCAAAGAAGATTTGATCATTCTAAGGGTTCGATATTCGAAACCCATATGTTTTCCATTGGAAATGATATCACTGTTTGTAGAATGGGAAAGTTCCATGCTAGGAAGTTTAATTTAAATGACAGAAGATGGAAACCTATAGCTGATCAAGTCCTGCCATTCCCACCGGAAGACCCAGCAAGGACAGATTTCGCAAGCATTTCTGATGGAAACAATTTTTTCCTTTTTGGCGGGAAAGACCAATCCACAAAAAAACCTTTGGAAACTGCATACAAATATACATATAGAACAAAATCATGGACAAAATTAGAAGATATGCCACAAGCCTTAATGCAAAGTGCTATTTGTATTGCAAAGTTTCCAGTGACTGATGTTCGGTGCCATATTAAGTGTCCACATTGTTTGTACCATTCCCGACGTAGTCAGGCTTTGTACAATGTTGAGTATCCTCCTGATGAGGACGAGTGTACCGATTACTCAAATGACGATGACTACCTCTCGGACCATTGGGTTGATTACTATGATGACTATGAAGCTTTTGATGATCCTTTCGAACACTACTGGTACTGA
- the LOC139516204 gene encoding calcineurin B homologous protein 1-like, whose amino-acid sequence MGARASIQLQDEEIEEIQNETGFSRNQIIRLYSRFESLDKSGNGFLSREDFLRIPELAINPLGDRIVHAFFQESNDETVNFRQFINVLARFRPTKVKISKNKLNTREEKLKFAFRMYDLDGDDKISRDELLAVLHMMVGANISEEQLGSIADRTIHEADTDGDKQISFDEFKQAMEKVDVEQKMSIRFLN is encoded by the exons ATGGGAGCTCGGGCATCTATACAGCTGCAAGACGAGGagattgaagaaatacaaaatgAAACAGGAT TCTCGAGAAACCAAATTATTAGATTATATAGCCGCTTTGAAAGTTTAGATAAAAGTGGAAATGGATTTCTAAG tcGAGAAGATTTCCTTAGAATTCCAGAGTTAGCCATCAACCCACTTGGTGACAGAATAGTGCATGCTTTCTTCCAAGAAAG caaTGATGAGACAGTTAATTTCAGACAGTTTATAAATGTACTGGCTAGATTTAGACCTACAAAAGTTAAAATCAGTAAGAATAAGTTGAATACCAGGGAAGAAAAACTTAAAT TTGCCTTTAGAATGTATGATTTAGATGGTGATGATAAAATATCTAGAGATGAATTATTAGCAGTTTTACATATGATGGTTGGAGCCAATATATCAGAAGAACAG cTAGGAAGTATAGCAGATAGAACAATACACGAAGCAGATACAGATGGTGATAAACAGATCTCTTTTGATGAATTTAAACAg gcaATGGAAAAGGTAGATGTAGAACAGAAAATGAGTATAAGATTCCTGAACTGA